Proteins co-encoded in one Bacteroidales bacterium genomic window:
- a CDS encoding NADH-quinone oxidoreductase subunit NuoF: MNKTKVIVGLGSCGIAAGANKVYDKIKAIKDTDNLDFELKKTSCIGMCYREPLVEIIDESGSCLYGNIDENKAIDIIEQHIVNNNPAKELIVKTELFETADDSFFKGQVKIALRNCGLINPEYIEEYEEKNGYQALKKIAANNIPKEEIIKNVLDSGLRGRGGGGFPTGIKWKFALNSVSNEKYIICNADEGDPGAFMDRSLLEGDPHAVIEGMIIGAYSIKATSGIIYCRAEYPLAIKRLNIALEQARKKGYLGNNILGIKGFNFDIYVKEGAGAFVCGEETALIASVEGERGMPRKRPPFPAESGLWKKPTNINNVETFANIPWIIFNGPEEYAKYGTEKSKGTKVFALTGKIKRGGLVEVPMGITIKDIIFKLGGGIQDNKQFKAVQLGGPSGGCIPEYLSDTIVDYDSVNATGAIMGSGGMVVMDETTCMVDMARFFLDFTYKESCGKCTFCRIGTKRMLEILTRITEGEGEEGDIEKLEELAYQIKDASLCGLGQTAPNPVLTTIKYFRDEYEAHIRDKKCPAINCKKLLTYEVFDDNCTGCTVCAKNCPVDAISGERKQLHFIDQELCIKCGVCYTKCKFEAIKLS; the protein is encoded by the coding sequence AGATACTGATAATTTAGATTTTGAATTGAAAAAAACCAGTTGTATCGGAATGTGTTATCGGGAACCTTTAGTCGAAATAATTGATGAATCAGGCTCTTGTTTATATGGCAATATTGATGAAAACAAAGCTATTGATATTATTGAACAACATATTGTTAATAATAATCCTGCAAAAGAATTAATAGTTAAAACCGAGCTATTTGAAACTGCCGATGATTCATTTTTTAAAGGACAAGTAAAAATTGCTCTTCGTAATTGCGGATTAATTAATCCTGAATATATTGAAGAATATGAAGAAAAAAATGGTTATCAGGCTCTCAAAAAAATAGCTGCTAATAATATTCCAAAGGAAGAAATTATTAAAAATGTTTTAGATTCAGGATTAAGAGGAAGAGGTGGTGGTGGTTTTCCTACCGGGATAAAATGGAAATTTGCATTAAATAGTGTTTCTAATGAAAAATATATTATCTGCAATGCTGATGAAGGTGACCCTGGAGCATTTATGGATAGGTCACTTTTAGAAGGCGACCCTCATGCAGTTATTGAAGGTATGATAATCGGAGCATATTCTATTAAAGCAACAAGTGGTATTATTTATTGTCGTGCCGAATATCCTCTCGCAATAAAAAGATTGAATATTGCACTCGAACAGGCAAGAAAAAAAGGATATCTCGGTAATAATATTTTAGGAATAAAAGGATTTAATTTCGATATATATGTTAAAGAAGGTGCAGGAGCATTTGTTTGTGGCGAAGAAACAGCATTAATTGCTTCTGTTGAAGGCGAAAGAGGTATGCCTCGTAAACGCCCTCCTTTTCCTGCCGAATCAGGACTTTGGAAAAAACCTACTAATATTAATAATGTAGAAACTTTTGCTAATATTCCATGGATAATTTTTAACGGACCCGAAGAATATGCAAAATACGGAACCGAAAAAAGTAAAGGCACAAAAGTATTCGCTCTTACAGGAAAAATTAAACGTGGCGGTTTGGTTGAAGTTCCTATGGGTATAACGATTAAGGATATTATTTTTAAACTTGGCGGAGGTATTCAGGACAATAAACAATTTAAAGCTGTTCAGCTTGGCGGACCATCAGGTGGATGTATTCCCGAATATCTTTCAGATACGATAGTTGATTATGATTCTGTAAATGCAACCGGAGCCATTATGGGTTCGGGAGGAATGGTAGTAATGGATGAAACTACCTGTATGGTTGACATGGCACGATTTTTCCTTGATTTTACCTATAAAGAATCATGTGGTAAATGTACTTTTTGCAGAATCGGAACTAAAAGAATGCTGGAAATACTTACACGTATAACCGAAGGTGAAGGAGAAGAAGGAGATATTGAAAAACTTGAAGAATTAGCATACCAGATAAAAGATGCTTCTTTATGCGGACTTGGACAAACAGCTCCAAACCCTGTACTTACCACAATTAAATATTTCCGTGATGAATACGAAGCACATATAAGGGATAAAAAATGTCCTGCAATAAATTGTAAAAAACTTCTTACTTACGAAGTATTCGATGATAATTGTACAGGCTGTACTGTTTGTGCTAAAAACTGCCCTGTTGATGCAATTTCAGGCGAAAGAAAACAATTACATTTTATTGACCAGGAATTATGTATTAAATGCGGTGTATGTTATACCAAATGTAAATTTGAAGCAATAAAATTATCTTAA